From Chrysemys picta bellii isolate R12L10 chromosome 1, ASM1138683v2, whole genome shotgun sequence:
atgtgagatttctaaaggtagctacagcacttgacccaaggtttaagaatcggaagtgccttccaaaatctcagaaggatgagatgtggagcatgctttcagaagtcttaaaagagcaaaactctaatgcggaaactacagaacctgaaccaccaaaaaagaaaatcagccttctgctggtggcatctgactcagatgatgaaaatgaacatgcgtcggtccgcactgctttggattgttatcaagcagaacccgtcatcaacctggacgcatgtcctctggaatggtggttgaatcatgaagggacatatgaatttttagtgcatctgacatgtaaatatcatGCAACGCTGGCTACAGAAATGCCACGAGAACACCTGTCctccctttcaggtgacattgtgaacaagaagcaggcagtattatctcctgcaaatgtaaataaacttgtttgtctgagcaattggctgaacagaaaataggactgagtggacttgtaggcgctaaagtttgacattttgtttttgaatgcagttatttttgtgtgcataattctacatttgtaagttgagattgcactactgtacttgaattaagtgaattgaaaaatactatatcttgttttttacagtgcaaatatttgtaataaaaaataaatataaagtgagcactgtatactttgtattctgtgttataactgaaatcaatgtatttgaaaatgtagaaaacatccaaaaatatttaaataaatggtattctgttattgttcaACAGTGCTATTAATCGTGCGGTTAATCTTTTAAAGTTCTTGACAGCCCTAGTCTAACATCTTGTTGCATTTGAAATCTTTACAGTAGTCAGGATAGGTCCCACCTGTGAATTCTACTTGCTTATTAAAACCTCTTCAGTGATAGAGGTAGAAAGTTGCAACATGGGCACAAATGTGAGCAGGGAGTTTTCCTCTAGTTCTTGTAGGAAACTGCCTGGTAGTTGCAATTGGTTAACTTGTTGGTCTCTGCACTGACCTGCTCAAATCTGGTATTGTTCCATTAGTATATAGGAAGGTCTAGGGCGAGAGTAAATTGAGAAGTTTAATGACATACTGCAGAAGTCTCTGTTGAGGGAGACTAAGACATGAACCCATCTCAGATGTTTGCTATAGCGAGTACTTGAATAAGGGCTATTAAAAAGCCTTTGAAATGGTGCTTCTTTCAGAATGGACACACTATTTCATTGCTGCCCATGTCTTACCTAGTGAGGAGCTATACAAGCCCAACCCCAGCCTGCATTGCCTTACCAGTTTATACATGGTGTCTGTCTGTTTATCCACCACCAGTAACGTGGTCTTTTCCCCACACCTCTTAATCTTCTCCACCACGGTGTCGTGATCCAGTGCCTCCACTGACTCCCCATTTACAGCCACCAGGATATCATTGTCCTTTAGACCCGCCTTGGCTGCTGGGCTACCAGAATCAATGTCCTTAATTAAATGACCTgcttgccaaaaaataaaaaaaagaatacaGGCCTAGTTCAAATAGAGAAAAGCAGTTGTTCATGGGGTGTGTTTGGTTTGGATGATAGAAGATATTTAAGATGGTAGAAACTCATTCTCTGATTTCAGGTTGAAATAAGCTTCCTGATTTAGCTAATTCTGCAGTAACCCTAGTGCAGATCTAGATCTCCTTCCAAGTGACTTGAATACAGGTTCCCTTTCCCCTGAACAAGACACATGGAAGTTGTGGTTTACTCTGAGGCAAGGGGCGGGGGAGTTTAAGCCTACTTAAAATTGAGCACTTCGTGGTTTTGGTGAACCCAGTTGTGAGAGAGCAACTAAGGATCCCTTTGAAGTCATTCAGATATGCCAGGATTCTATTGTGAAAAACCATCAGACATTACCCTGGACACATCGCTGACCCTCAAAAATGTGGGATTGGAGGCTGCCACAAGTGAAGATTATGGGAGCTGGACTGTAGTGGGTGAGGAGGGCCACAAGCAGCACAGTGGAATGTTCCACCTCAGATTGGAAGGTTTGAAggagattaatagattccaaggccaggaggaaccatttgtgatcatctagtctggcctcctgtataaaacaggctATAAATTGGAGGTGCCTGGCTGTGGTgaggtgtgttgggggggaggtggggggacacTGGGTTGGCAGCAGGACAGGAAATGATCTTTCCAAGATGAGCAGTAGGCACTGGGGAGTAGGAGTCCTACAGGCCCCATAAAAGCGCACTACAGAGTACACAGGGGCCTGGCTGATGGCTGGGTTCTCACCGTTACTATTTTGTTCCACCCTCAGGTAAAACCCATAGCCGTTGTCTCCTTTCTTGAGCTCCACAAGTCGGGGTTTGTGGGGAAGCAGTTTCAGGCTGGCTGTCTCTCTTTTCAGCAGCATCTGGTGGTTGCTGTAATACTGGTCAGTTTCATTATCTGATAGCAGAAACACAACATGGTTCCCAGACTTCTTCACCTGCAACGACACACACAATCTCAAACACAGGCCTTTGAGTGGAGTGTGGGGACGGTGGAGAGCTTTATGTTGGCAGGTTCTTTGATGTACAATGGTGGGCTGTAAGTGAATGGGCTATAGGGTTTATACAAACTAGGTTGTTGGATGGTGCTCTAATATGTGCACCCATGTGCTGCCTATATGACTGTAGACAGCCACACCTACCACAAGTTGCTGTAACATTCAGCTCTGATTGCTCTGGAGCTACTTCCAATCCCCTTACATTCCCATACCCTaactttgtgggtttttttgtctgTCCCCATCATACCTCTGTTTCTCTACTCCCATTCTTCTCTCCATCTTCACTCAAGCCTGCATGTTTCTTCTCATAAAAAGTATTGCAACAATAGTACAGAACACAAGTACTGCAGTTTTTCATAGTTAATATACTGGTTTGGATCATTATAGTGGATTGCTTCGCAAACTTATTTgatcacccccctccccacttctttgtgtctgtagtagtttgtATCCTCCCCCCATGTACAAATACCACcacccagctcggaaggcagagcggagagcggcggctgctggctgggtgcccagctctgaaggcagcactgtgccagcagcagcagcacagaagtaagggtgtcagTGTGAAAAGAGAGATTCAGCAATATCACTTCACAGCAGAATTAGCGCCCAattgctacccttatttctgcgctgccaCTCCAGGGTTGACAGCCACCTCCAGGTATGGGATTGGGATGGTGGGGAGGAAAGCCTGAGCCTATGCTGTCTCCCAgtgagggattggggggggggggggggtaggaggggaaggagaggagagccTAAGCCAGGGAGGTGGAGCTCCTGCTTCCCGGGAGTGCATGGCCCTTCTGCATGAGCCCCAGCCAtccagggctgacagccagagtgcttaaaaaaaaaaaaaaaaaaacccaaaacaaaaacacacagctTGCATCTCCCCTGACACGTTCCCAGGCCTCCCTTGGGAGTTGAGAACCACAGTGGAATGCTGTAGGATTTGTAGTTTGGATAGTGGTACTCTGAAAGCTTTTCTAGCTCAAGCTGCTTCATAGTCATACTATGTTTGAATGCTTAAAGCCTCAGCATGTGTGATTTTTACCAAAGTGACTAATGGAAAAGTCACATGTTCTTTTCTTTCCATTCTTATCTCTGATGCTACCCTCAGTGGATCAGTGTTTGGTTTGCTCTCTCAAACTACATTCATTATTTTCCCTAACACCAAGTAGATCTTTAAAACCACCATCACCACAAATAGGAATATACCAGTTGTTGGGAGGATGTGGCGGGAGGACATTTCATGATCAGAAATGCAGGCTTTCTTGCACACTTCGTTCACTCTGGGCTCCTTTTACTGACAGCTAGGTTACATTATTTGGCTCTGATCGAGTTTGTAAACTGCACTGTTAAAATTAGTTTTGCATTTCTTAGCAGGAGGGAATCCCATTTCCTGGAAATCCTCCTTTTCCTAACTATCCAGATATTCACACCAAACCCTTCTTTAGCTAAATCACGGAGCACAAACTGCTGTGCTTTCCAGTCTTATCATCCTAATATCAGAAAGATTCCCCATTGTACTAGACTCCATCCCAGACATGCTGATTTCATCCTCCTAGGCACCAGAAAGATTTTCAGAATTCCTAGAACTGTGCCACCATTTATTTAATCAGGCTTATGGCAACAGTACAGTTGTGGTGCTTACACCACTTGGGCCTGACTTGAGGGCAATATTCTTCCAAAGCAAGCTTAGGGTGTCGGGTGGAAGGCTGTCCCTGACTTTCAAGAACAGCCAACCTTTTCAGCAGCCTTGCACTCCGGCTACCCTGACCCATCCAAGAAACAAAGCCAAAGTAGCAGCATATTTTGTGACTGAAGTGTTGCTGATAATGTACGGTATTGACCTCAGCCTCTTCACCTGCTCTGTGAATGCATTCAAACAGTGTTGACACTGCTGCACCGTTGCCTCAGGCGGAGGAACTGGCCTTAAATGAAGGAAGAAGAGGAGTCGTGCTAGTAGATACCTTTTCAACCACTTCCTCATGTTTGTCGTTTTCCACGTTCTTCCCATTCACTTCGATCAGACGGTCATTATGTTGGACTCCTGCTTTTGCAGCCACTCCTTGTGGGGACAAGCCTATGATGAAGACGCCCTTCTGACCTAGAACAGGTGAGAGAACTTACTACACAGAGCAAGCCACTGGAATATGCCTCCACTGGTTGCCAAGCAAATTCCATGTTGATGTAAGGTGCTGtagtgacagccctggagaccaagGGGCTCTGTTCATCCATAGAACAGATATAGTGACAGCACAAGTTTTTTCTACCCAGCCACACCTCTGTGCCTCATCCTGGCCCTGGAGGGATAATCTCTAGAGAGGGGAGGGAACTTCATCATCTATGGTCCAAACTATTGTTTGCCTCTCTGCTAAGACTGCCCTCAAGGCACCAATTATGGTGGCTTGGTTGATTGTTAGTACTAATGAAAATGGAGTGATTTTCTAAAGTTTGAATTGGTTAAGGACCACTTTTATTGTTTAATGTGGCTTATCCACATGTCAGAGTTTCTTGTGTTTGAAAGACTTCCAAATTTCATCCTGGGTTAGTCTAGTGCACAGTGTTATTTACATTGTGTTAGCACCCTCTGTGAgctaggcactttccaaacagAGAGACAGTACAGGTCTACAGACCCCTACCCATTCTTTTGCCTAGAGggttcaaaagaaaaataaaattctttAGTTCAATTTTGTGCTTCCCACGTGAACGCATCTAGATCAGAAGAGGCTCTTTGCCCTTTGCACACTGTCATCCTTTGCTTCAGCCCCTTTCACATGGTTGTTTTCAGATAAGCCCCAGAACCCTGAGGGCCGGTTCCCACCGTAATTCAAAGGAGGTGCCTGGGACTTTGAGCAATCATTTGTAGGGTGCTTCTGGCATCTGAGGAGGGCCTGGTACCAATGGTTTTAGCAAGTCTGCTTCAACAGCTGACAGAAAATAGAACAGGCTGGTGAAGAACCaactcccatccccactcctAACCAGAGGAAATGTGCCCTTGGGAAATTGCCTACCCCCTACACCCATTATTCTCACCAACTGTGGTTTTCAAGGAGAAGTCATAACTGTTTCTCTCCTTCACCAGGTAGCAGAGCCGAGGCTGTGGAACTGGAGCTGTCACTCCATTTGTCACTGGAGGTTGCTTCTTTTGCTGCTGGGTTGTCTGCTTCTGACCCAACTCTTCAAAGTTCACCCCTTCTTTCTCTGCCTTTTCATAGGATGCATCATCCAGAATGAGGACAGTTACAGAATTCCCACTCCTTTTGACCATCTCCACTACCTGCAATAGATAGACTGAGCTTGGAGGTGGTAATGGCAGAAAAGCATCCAGATGGCTGATATAAATTCCCCCCTCTGGAGCACAGCACATACTAGCTCTGCAGCTTCCACTGCCCTTAGTATTTCATCAAGGATCTTTCCCCCTCTGCTCAAGCTCCAGAGAAGCCAATACGTGAGGTACAAATGATCCTGTGAGCTCAGTTATTCAGCTCTCAGATTTCCCAGCAGGAGTTACTGTGAGGAGTGGCAGGTGAAGGTTTGCTGAACTGAATACCAAAAGTGGGGCTGAAGTTTTGAGAAATGGCTGGGACCACAAAATATAGTTAGACTTACCTGTGCATGCTCTTCCTTGTCTACAAATAACCCATTGACCCTCAGAATTCTGTCTCCATCCTTCAGCCCGGCCCTGTCAGCTGGACTGCCCTCCTCCACGTTCCGGATGAGGTGACCCAATTTGTTTTTCTCAATGCGCAGGTAGAATCCATAACTCTCCCCCTCTTGTTTGGTCACTATGCATTCTCGAGGCTGGAGAGCAGAGGTCATTTCTGCCAAGCAGAATGGAAAAGGGGTATGTGtaaaagcaggaccaggaaaaggAAGTATGTCCCCTTTAAATATGCACTGGGTAGGTCATTTGAGCCAAAGTGTTTTTAACAAAGATAAAGAAAGAAGAACATGCTTTTGTCCTCCATCTCAGATGAAGATGGTGTCTGCCTCTTGCTAAGGAGGAGACTGACTGAAGGCAGAATGCCAGAGAGAGAACTTGTCTGCTGTGGAAAATAAGATGGGAAAACTGTGGTCAGGGTCTATTCCAGAAATGAGCCTCATGGGAGAGAAACCATAATTCAGATTAAGTTGACAAGTGTTGTCAGTGGTAAAGAAAATTGAGGTGTGGCTAAAATGGAATTCTTAGAAGAGGGCAAGATTAAGAAAGAAACAGGTAGCTTTGAGCAAAGTGACCCTTCTTAGTATTTTTGGCTAAACAGAATTAAGTTGGAACAACAGAGGTTTTTATTTGGGTCATTAATTGGTCAAAGAGACTGTTGGGGgaaatattactcctgggggaattgtacgccactgcgcaatgcagagttttgcagaaattaacgtcGTGTGCAGAATGTGCTTcctccacagaaatgggctgtgGTGCTGCTAGGtgccactaggggccactggaaTTAGAAGATCCAagcttgcacatagaagacactgctgggggagggagaaggagctaaggattcctggcagctgcagttcccagcatggcctgagggaaggagagggcagcgTGCAGGAAACGCCGTGCAAGCCTGAGaccgagcatcaggctgtttctccctctggatctctgcaggggagggggtcGGGAGTCTGGgcaggcggggtggggagggggcagaggaggggctgcagctggcctctggggggcagaaggggtgtgggtatctgggctgggggggaccaTGGTTGGACTCTGCAGAGGAGAGGGTTCaggtgtattggctggggggggcccgcagctgggctctgggggggggagggaggggttgtgagtgtctgggctctgggaggggtggggaggaaaggggcagagaaacaggaactgggttgtttcATAGGGTTTTCTtcaactctctactcctgggggaatttttgtgtgtgtctgtattgttacagacatacttgctgacaggtatttttaaataaattaccgaAATAAatgaaactggcgtgattatgtaGTGCTattttggcaaataaaatttgcagaatttttcagaattttaaaatattgtgtgcagaattttttttgtgtgtgtggcgcagaatgcccccaggagtaaaaatattaaattaaggGAGCCTAGCTTGCCATGTCAGCCTGCAGCTGCTGATCTGTTCTAATTACTGTACGAAGCCCTTTTTTCTGGCTAAGTTCAATGTCTATCTCTATATCCCCAACCCCTTCCACACAGAATGAAATGTTTATTTCCTTCCTTTTGCATAAGGGTTAAATTCTCTCTTGTCCCATTTGTGCTGAGTCTGGAGTGATAACAAGGGGTTTATTGGTCCCTTTGGAAGTGCAGCCAGTCCCACCtattgaataaaaatatttgagataGGAGGGGCTAAGGGTCCTTTGGCTCTGATAGTGTTCTTCATACTCAGACTTCAGGTGCAGAGAACTAGAGGTAGGCATTGCTATTGTAGATGTTTCTGCAGTAAATGCGGGGAGGAAAGAGAAATAGATGCCCAGGAAAGAATCTGGGTTTACTAAATGTTTTGAATCCCTTctggcctagtctacacttaaaacttctacttgcatagctgtgttggtcaggaGTGTGCAAACCCACCTTCCCAGCTGATAAAAACCCCCAGTGTACATGCAGTTATACTGACAGAAGAGGGCTTTGGTCAGCATAGCTAATGTCATTCAGGAGGCAGTCTTACACCAGTGGAAAAACTCCTGTTGATGTATGTCTACAGGAGGGAGCTATGTTAGCATAGAGGTAGCCTCACTGGTTTGGGAATGGGTTTTAACTATTTTGCTGCTGGTTGTTTGAGCAGAAATGTCTAGATAATATAGTTATCCCACAATCCTAACCTGCCTTCTCAGGTACCAAAGATCTCAGTTCACTACCTGTCTTATTGCCTGAGCTTCCCGCTTCTCACCCTGCTGACCTCCACAGTACAGTGATGCGTAATTAGTACAAAAATTGTGACACACCTTGGAGGAAATTGGATATCTTGAAGGAATTTGAATACAGTGTAGAAATAGCAGGCTATGTTCATTATTTTCCATTTAATTCACTGAAAAACTCAGTTTTTAAGTGTTATGTTAAATGATGCTGAATTTCCAGTCTGCTGCCCCAGCGTGCCACACAAACCAGGGGATTTCCATGCAGAATTTAGGGCCAGCTGCCTGTGCAGCAGATGGGGTTTTGGTGTATCATTACGAGGTGGGATGGAACTCTGTTCTTTTGGGTGCCTGACCATTATAAAATGCACATCAAGGGAGAGTTTAATACATGGAAAATAAGGTGTGTGACTTCACTTTGGggaacaggaccaagggaagccAGTTTCACTGTTTCAACAGCTCCTGCCAAAGAACTGTGCTAATATGTGTTTGTGTAGGGGTTGCGGGTGATTAACTAGGACATCTTTCTCTGAGTCGTTTTTCAGAAGTCtgtgtaatcatagaatcatagaatatcagggttggaagggacctcacaaggtcatctagtccaaccccctgctcaaagcaggaccaatccccagacagacttttttttttaccccacttccctaaatggccccctcaaggactgaactcgcAACCCTGTAATGATGTAGTTAATGACCTATAGCCCTTCGGATGGGCTTTGGCTGCTTACCATCACGAAGAGAGAAATCTGTCAAATGACCAAGGCAAGCTGTGATGCAGAGATTACCCATTAATCACAGCCTGGACAATTAAAGTCCATGTGATCATCTACTGTAAAGTTTTACATGTCTATCTCACTACAACTGTGTGTTACTAAAATTGCTCCAGGTTCCTGACCCTGTGAGCCACCCTCTGTGACCACCCACAGGATACTAGCCTAAGTCCACAAAGTCCATGAGCTGCTTTGTGGCTAGTGAGAATCATCAAACAATAAATTTGGGTTAGTTTATAGAGAAATAGGTCCATGTCACAGGGATGGTCTGGCCTGGGACTTTGTGGGTCTGGAGATCATTAAAAAGACAATATTTCCAAGAAGCATTGACAAAATTTGTCCAAGATCCCATTTATACCAGAGAAGTCCTAGCTGCTGATATGTCCCTCCAACTTGTTCACTGTTGCTAtccccctggaggtggatggacggacagactcGCACACACCACTCTTGTCAATTGGGTtatattctggaatagctattcctgattaactccttGTGTGGACCCTctcattctggaataagagtccCTTATTCAGAGCTATTTAACAAATTCAGAATAAGATACTCTTATTCTTGAATGAGAGTGCGCACACAGAGTTAATCAGGAAgttaatctgctttaaattcaaACCAGACTTTATTCTAGATTAATTTTcatgtgtaaacaagccctaaaacaatcacccccctcttttttttttaaagatggttgCGCCTTTAGTGAAGAAGCATAGGTGGGGCAGGTCAACTAGCATATTGAAGGTCAGAGGGGCACAGATGTGTTATGGAAGATGAAGGAAGATACTGGAAGGTTTTGGTATCTTGGAACCCCACCCATTGATCAGACAGCTGGAAGGATTTAATATACTGCAATACCTCAAACTTAGCTCGGAACATATCCACAAAAGAGAAATTAAGACTGAAGTAAATTCTATTCTAGCAGGTGGATCCTTTCCTAGTATCCAGGGATACTTTTATACCTAGACCTGATCTGGAAAATTTCTCCTGGCAGAGGTTCTTCAGGCCATCCCAAATACAGCTCCCCTGTAGGTAGAGAATAGGAGCCCACAGCACATGATTTATCTGTCCTCCCTTTGAAAATTCAAGATTTGCCCTGATTCTAGCCACTATCAGTTGTACTATGGCAAATCCTCAGTGTAGACAGGCAAAGCTACCACTTGAACTTGTGGAGCTTACCCCGCTGGAAACTAGAGCAGGCTGCATTGGTGAAAATTGCAGCTCATACTGTTTGTCCTATGTTTTCTAGGAGTTTACACCAGAGACTGAAATAGAGACAAATCCCAGTGTCTAAGGTCTAAGAAACATTCAGGTGCAGAGAAACTGATGGTGAACTCATGCACCTCAGAGGAAAGTGGGGAAGCTAGCACAGGGCTCAATGTTACTAAACTTCTTTTGCTGCACAAAAGCTTTATGGGGAATGGGGGTAAAGAACCTAAAAGATAACCAGGATAGTAACTACtgggaggttttgggggaaaGGGGTTAGTGAAGAAAGAAGGGAAGTTCTTACCTGTGTCTGCGTAGAGCTGTTCCTTAGGGAATTCTCTCCAGCAGTCTCTCCTGTGGCTGTACCTGTAGGTACAGCTGGACTTTGATTGAGCAAAGGTTGATTTAAAAGATTATTTATTTAACTGAGTCTCATGCATGTGTTTACCTACTTGATAACCTGCTTGCAGAGGTGCAAATCACTTCTCCTTTCTCAGCAACTTTGAATTCTGCTGCAGTGCTTCACTGATCATTATACTCTCAAACTCAGACTTTCACGGGGAGCAGATCCAAGACAAGCCTGATCTTTGCTCTTGGTGAGAGCTTTCCCCTGAGAGAGACAAGGGTTCCCAAGAAGCAGATCCAAGACCTGCTCATCCACTAGGAATGAGCATCTGCAGGCTCTGGTGACAGAGACTCAGCTATTGGAAATAACGCTCCTGTTGCACCTCTGCTGGTTGTAGTCTCCAAATTAGTAACGGGCCTACAATGTGGTAAAATGGCATTGTGGGCTTCCATGTTTAATGTCTGATTGTTTCCATAGCAAATTAGCCTGGTTTACAAGGAAAAGTAAATTTAAAAGACACATTTCCCTGTGTAAACTGACCAAATTTTCTATGGAATCAGTGAGGCACGATATCCATGTCTGTCATGGGCTAAAGAATAGGAACAATCAGTCCCAAGAGGGGTAGGGGTAGTGGAAGTGAAAGGCATGGAAATCTCAACCTGAATGTTGCATTAATATGATCTTTGCATATGTGCTGGATGAATGTGgatatatataatacatatatgGAAATCTGCCTGCTGGACCTTGGGCATGGACTCCGTGTGAGTTTGCAAGGCATGCTGAGGGTaggaattattatttgtattacaatagtatcTAGAGGCCCCAACAAAAATTGAAGCCCCACTGTGCAAGGTGctctacaaacacatagtgagttggagtccctgccccaaacagcttacaatgtAAACCAACATGAGTGACAAAAGGTgggcagggaaacagaggcagagcgGTGAAAAGCAACATGtctgaggtcacccagcaggtcagctGCGGAGGTGGGAAGAGAACCCAAGTCTCTCATGTCCCCGTCTTTTCCACAGGTCACGTGCCCCTCCAGGAGCAGCATGATATTTGGGTTATCTGTCAGGAGGTTTTGTTGGTGTAATGTAGTTTCATTTGATATTCACTAAGGGCCATTTGGCTCGATGTGCTTGGTGGGTACAGATAAGGCTGTAAGAGCCATGTATTGTTTTGAGAACTGTATTTTGCATCTATAGAGCAGTTCCAGAAGGTCAGAATATGGGGTGTAGGCTGTGTGGTTCCGGAGGGCCAGGGTGGGGTTGAGGGAGATAGTGTTAGGGGAGTGTCTACCAGTTGAGGGTGGGGGATTGGGATTCTCTTCTTCTGGTGGGTGAGTTGCAGGAAAATTTGGTAattgggaatgggggtgggaatgaTCTTTAGATGTGAGTGTGATGGGtttggccctgcagctgggcaggAGAATGGGGGTGGGTGCATGAGTAATCAGGCAGTGAGGTCAGAGCAAGGGTCTTTGGGGAAGGATGAGTCAGCATTTCCAAGCGTATGGGCCACATTAAAGCATGGGCAAGCTAGGCATGTGCCTAGGGCCCAGTTTGTgtttggggagagaagggggtcAACCTGAGTGTCGCTGTGACTCTGTGCATaaggtcacaactccactcactcagatttgaccCTGCCACCCTTCCTTCATAGCAgaggggccaaacctgagtgggcagTGGTGTGG
This genomic window contains:
- the PDZK1 gene encoding Na(+)/H(+) exchange regulatory cofactor NHE-RF3 codes for the protein MTSALQPRECIVTKQEGESYGFYLRIEKNKLGHLIRNVEEGSPADRAGLKDGDRILRVNGLFVDKEEHAQVVEMVKRSGNSVTVLILDDASYEKAEKEGVNFEELGQKQTTQQQKKQPPVTNGVTAPVPQPRLCYLVKERNSYDFSLKTTVGQKGVFIIGLSPQGVAAKAGVQHNDRLIEVNGKNVENDKHEEVVEKVKKSGNHVVFLLSDNETDQYYSNHQMLLKRETASLKLLPHKPRLVELKKGDNGYGFYLRVEQNSNGHLIKDIDSGSPAAKAGLKDNDILVAVNGESVEALDHDTVVEKIKRCGEKTTLLVVDKQTDTMYKLAQVSPCLYDQERQDSFPAEAEEEPTSHAEQEVNHKPKICRLVKGPSGFGFRLDATKNMPMHFIKEIRKGGPADAAGLEEEDILVEVNGVNVLNETYDKVVAKISDSGDRLTLLVCRKATYEYFKSQNIPITASLADQLYDTTDPPAYTENPPAEPERTSPEPRERASSSSSSSLSIASAEEDDDTQL